One stretch of Argiope bruennichi chromosome 3, qqArgBrue1.1, whole genome shotgun sequence DNA includes these proteins:
- the LOC129964173 gene encoding uncharacterized protein LOC129964173, translating into MLFTIFVALPVLLVAPLVLAEEKEYSMAEVQEYICGDKHKDVSETVMECVGQQDFTPYKDCMMECYPGLEGISKDELKAYHCSQSPGDLEKGDECMVNKLKEEGKTEEVKEIMNELKACIEAGLGERK; encoded by the exons ATGCTTTTCACAATATTTGTTGCTTTACCAGTTCTGCTGGTAGCTCCTTTAGTACTAGCAGAGGAGAAAGAATACTCTATGGCAGAAGTACAGGAATATATATGCG GAGATAAACATAAAGATGTATCCGAAACGGTCATGGAATGCGTGGGACAGCAAGATTTTACACCG taCAAAGATTGTATGATGGAATGCTATCCTGGCCTGGAAGGAATCAGTAAGGATGAATTAAAAGCATATCATTGTTCACAGAGCCCCGGAGATCTGGAAAAA GGTGATGAATGTATGGTGAATAAGTTGAAAGAAGAAGGAAAa accGAAGAAGTTAAAGAGATTATGAATGAACTTAag gcaTGTATCGAGGCAGGACTAGGCGAAaggaaatga
- the LOC129964174 gene encoding uncharacterized protein LOC129964174, which translates to MFVLIQILVLTVSIFAEETRMSPGDIKLVLCEEDYAEIAAMAMECMETADYSFFQDTEDCFTGVKEETPQGLKDYYCSHEVEDLEKEEDCATQWLEENGRGEEILNMKKHVAHCVIEKMNSNGEQKEE; encoded by the exons ATGTTCGTTTTAATACAAATTCTTGTTCTTACCGTTTCTATCTTTGCAGAAGAGACCAGAATGAGTCCAGGCGATATAAAATTAGTCTTATGTG aggaAGATTATGCTGAAATCGCAGCAATGGCAATGGAATGTATGGAAACCGCTGATTACTCATTT TTCCAAGATACAGAAGATTGCTTTACTGGTGTGAAAGAAGAAACTCCACAAGGTTTAAAAGACTATTACTGTTCGCATGAGGTAGAAGATTTAGAGAAG GAAGAAGACTGTGCTACTCAATGGTTGGAAGAAAATGGCAGG ggAGAAGAAATATTGAACATGAAGAAGCATGTTGcg CATTGTgtcattgaaaaaatgaattctaatggAGAGCAAAAGGAGGAATGA